ATCAGGAGTTACATCGAATATTTGCTGGGTGAACACGAGCGCCTCACGCGTTGAGAGTGCTTGGGGGAAATAATTAGATCAATCCGTTTCCAACGATTCAGCCATCGACCGGTTCATTCGGCCCAATGCACTCCTCCAAAACAATTCGCGTGTTGTAGAACGCCGAGTCCGTTCTTTTGAGGACAGGAACGACAACCCCACTCAAGCCAACTTCGGGCTTCAATGGGGCACCCGTCTGTGGATGGGGCTTCGATATGGGGGCGCGCGGAGAGTGGTTGCGCGTTTGCGCAGGGGCTGAAGCCCGGGGTTTATTTGTTCGGGGATGGCATGGCTGAAGCCATGCCCTGATACGGTGTCTTTGCTGGATCGGGATTGATTCGTCTCGTCTCTTTGCGATGTGGAGGGCCTGGTGTTGAGGGTTGGGGAATGCGGGTCCCTCCGCTCACTTTGCTTGGTCGGGATGACAGAGGGGGGATGGTGGGGGAAACTCCGGGCGGTGTTTGGCGATGGAGAGATCGCCGGGATTCTTCGGCCAAAAGCGGGCCTCAGAATGACGCATCGCGGGCGGTGGGTGGTGTTTAGGGTTGGAGAATGCGGGTCCCTCCGCTCACTTTGCTTGGCCGGGATGACAAAGGGTGGGATGGTGGGAGGAACTCCGGGCGGTCTTTGGTGTGGAGAGATCGCCGGGATTCTTCGCTTCGCTCAGAATGACGCATCGTTTGCTCAGAGGTTTTCTCGCAGGGGCTGAAGCCCCTCTTTTTTGTAGCCGGTCTGCGGCACGGCTAAAGCCGTGCCCTGATACAAGAGATGCTCTTTCAGGGCGAAGGACTGCAGGCTCCTCCGCTTGCTGCACTTTGGTCGGGATGACAAAGGGCGGGATGGTGGGAGGAACTCCGGGCGGTGTTTGGCGTGGAGAGATCGCCGGGATTCTTCGGCCCAAAAGCGGGCCTCAGAATGACGCATCGCGGGTGGTGGGTGGTGGAGACGCAGGGGAATGCGGGTCCGTCCGCTCGCTTTGCCTGGTTGGGATGACAGGGTGGGTGAGGGGGGAAGACGACCCCACTCAAACCAACCCCGGGCTTGAATGGGGCACCCGAATCCTGCCCTCGTTTTGCAAGAGTGGGCACCCGGTGCGGGAGGTTTCCGCAGGGGCTGAAGCCATGCCCTGATACGGGGAGGCCTCGGATGACTAGATTGCTTACCCACATCTCTTTGAGATGTGGGGCACCCGCATTTGTGCCCTGATTATGGAGATGGTCTTTCCCGGGTCCGAACGGACGGACCCGGGGCACCCTGAGAGAGTGTGATGGGGCGTTCTCCCGTGGATGGACACGGGGTGGCCCGAGGGGGAGCGTGATCGCGCGCTGTCCCGTGGCGGGGGCTATTTGGCGTTGCGCTTTTCGGCGCGGGCCTTGCGGCGGGTTGGGTGGACCATGAACGAGACGCCGATGCTGATGAGGTAGAGGGTCAGCATGGGGGTGGCGAAGACGCACATGGTGAGCACGTCGGGCGTGGGCGTGATGATGGCCGCGATGATGAAGATGATGAGGATGGCGTAGCGGATGTTCTTCCAGAGGAAGCGCGGGCTCACGATGCCGAAGAGCGAGAGGAAGAGCACGACGATGGGCAGCTCAAAGGTGACGCCGAGGCCCAGGATGACGGTGAGAAAGAGGCTGGTGTACTCGTTGATCTCGATGAGGGGCTTGAACTCTTTGCTGTAGCCGAGCAGAAAGTCGAGCGAGCCGGGATAGACCCAGCGGTAGCCGAAGTAGGCTCCGGCAAGGAAGAGGCCGACGGTGGCCACCATGAAGGGGACGACGTACTTTTTCTCGTTGGCGTAGAGGCCCGGAGAGATGAACATCCAGAGCTGGAAGAGCACGAAGGGCGAGGCGAAGATGCAGCCGACCATGAGGCTGATCTTGAGGTACATGTTAAAGGGGTCAATCGGGTTGTGATAGACCAGTTGGGTCGGCATGTGATGCGCAGCCAGGGCGGTGGTGATGGGCTGCTGCATGAAGTTGTAGATCTGGGCGTGGAAGCCGTAGGCGACGAAGAAGCCGATAATGATGGCCAGTCCGGCGCGGATGATGCGGCGGCGGAGCTCTTCGAGGTGCTCCATGAGGCTCATGCCGGGCAGCTCGGCGCGTTCAGAGACGGCGGCGCGGGCGCGATCGACGATATCAGACATGACGGACGGCCTCGCCGCTTTCTGGCTGTGACGGAGGGTGCTGGGCTTTGGCTTCGGGGGCTTCAGTGGTGGCGGCTTCGGTGTGGCTTACGCCTTGCCCGGTGGCCGGGTGGTGGATGACTTCGTGGATGGAGTGGGTTTCGAGCGGTTCGGCTTCGGCGGCGGCCAGGGTGCCATCCTCAGAGGGCGGCAGCGCGGCGACGTAGGGCTCGCCGGGGAATTCGGGGTCTTCCTGCATGGCGACGTGCTGGAGGGGCTGGACGATCTCTGACGGGTCAGCGGGCAGCGGCTCGGTCTGGGGATGGACGGCGAGGACGCGCTCGGTCTGCTCCTTGAGCGAGGCTTCGAGGCGCTTTTTGCGGTCTTCCTCGTCCATGTTGCGCAGCTCTTCATCCATCTGCATCTTGAATTCATTGCTGGCGCGGCGGAATTCCATCATGAGACGGCCGATCTGGCGGCCGATTTCGGGCAGCTTCTTGGGGCCGAAGAGGACAAGCGCCAGCAGAAAGATGAAGGTGTAGTCGCCGAAGTGCATGAATTCTTATGATACCCGCCGGGGTGCTGAGCCGGAATGGGAACCGGCCGCAATGTGAGTACGCCTGAAAGGGCGATTCAGGATGACTGCTGTATTAAACTAACAGCAAATATTGGATTTGCGGGCGCGCAGAATTTGCGACATGCAAGAGGGCGTTCCCATCCAATATTGCAAAAGGCGGCAACATCCCCGCCGGTTGGGCGCGCGAGCGCAGTGAACCGGCTGCAGCCTGCGATTTGCTTTCAACATCCCCGTCCCGGGCGGCCTTGACCGCAGTGGACTGAAGGCGGCTGAACCTTGAATAGTGTTGTCGATATGGAAGTGGCTTCCGCAGTGGCGGAGCCGGATGCGTGCTCGCTCGATCATTACCTGTCGCTGCCCGATCACAGCATGGATGAACGGATTGCCGCGGCGCGGGCGCGCCTGGGCGCAAGCACGGTGTTGCTGGGGCACCACTACCAGCGCGATGAAGTGGTGCGCTTTGCCGATTTCACGGGCGACAGCTACAAGCTGTCAAAGATTGCGGCTGAGACCGAGGCGAAGTATGTGGTGTTCTGCGGCGTGCACTTTATGGCCGAGAGCGCCGATGTGCTGGGGCGCAGCGAGCAGCACGTGATATTGCCGGACCTGAATGCCGGCTGTTCGATGGCCGATATGGCGGAGATCAGCCAGGTGGAAGCCTGCTGGGAGACGCTGCTGGGGGCCGGGCTCGGTGCGGAGCAGGTGATGCCGCTGACGTATATGAATTCGACGGCGGCGATCAAGGCGTTTTGCGGCGAGCGGGGCGGGCTGGTGTGTACGTCGTCGAATGCGCGCAAGGCCTTTGAGTGGGCGTTTGCGCGGGCGGAGAAGATTTTGTTTTTGCCGGACCAGCACCTGGGGCGGAACACGGCCTTTGCGATGGGCATCGGCCTCGATGAGATGGTGGTGTTTGATCCGTGGCAGATTGGCGGCGGAGTGCCGGCTGAAAAGCTGCGCGCGGCGAAGGTGATTCTGTGGAAGGGGCACTGCTCCGTGCATCAGCGCTTTTTGCCGGAGCATGTGGACCGGGTGCGGGCGAAGTACGAGGGGATTCGCGTGGTGGTGCATCCGGAGTGCCGGTGGGAGGTGTGCCAGAAGGCCGATGCGCTGGGCTCGACGGAACGGATTATTGCTGAGGTGGAAGAGGCCCCCGAGGGCACGATGTTTGCCATCGGAACGGAGATTCACCTGGTGAACCGGCTGGCGAAGCGGTTTGCGCCGCTGGGCAAGAAGATCATCACGCTCGACGATACGGGCTGCCTGTGCACGACGATGTACCGGATCAGTCCGCAGCATCTGGCGTGGGCGCTCGAGAACCTGCTGGAAGGGCGCGTGGTGAACCAGATCAAGGTGACGGACGAGGTGAAGCACTGGGCGCGTGTGGCGCTGGACCGGATGCTGGAGATTCGCGGCTGATGAAGACTTTTACGCTTGCCGAGGCCGAAGCCCTGCTGCCCACCATTGAATCGCTGCTGAAGCGCGCGATGGAGGCCAAGCAGGCGGCGGAGTCACTGGAAGAGGAGTTGCAGGATCTGGCGCAGCGCATTTTTGTGAGCGGCGGCATGATGGTGGACGTGGCCGAGGTGACCCGCAAACGCGCGGCGCTGGCCGGACTGGTGCAGCGCGCCAAGGACGCCGTGGAAGAGATGGACGCGATCGGCGTGCAGGTGAAGGACCTGAGTATCGGGCTGCTGGATTTTCCGGCGTATCTGGATGGCGAGATTGTGCTGCTGTGCTGGCGGCTGGGCGAGGAGCGCATCGGCTTCTGGCATTCGCTGGAGTCGGGATATCGCGGGCGGCAGCCGGTGGAGGGCCGCTTTGGAAGCCACGGCCCTGACAAACTGAACTGAGAATCAGGGCAGACACGCTGAACTGAGTTGGGTGGCTGCCGCGCGAATGGAAGCGGTCAGGCTGCGACTTGACGGCGGGAGAAAAGAAGCCCGATGGATGGGCGGATGACGAGGCCCAGAAGGTCAATGAAGGCGTGGAGCGCGATGGCGTTCCAGATGCTGCCGCTGAGCAGGTAGACGATGGTGAGGGCGAGGCCAATGATGGTGGTGGCGAGGATGCCGGCGATGCCCTGGTAGAAGTGGGCGAGTCCGAAGAAGAGCGCGGCGATGAGAAATGCCGGAACGGCGTGGCCGATGAGGATGGTGAGCAGGAGGGGCAGCAGGAGGCGGAAGTAGACCTCCTCACTGAAGCCGGCATTGAGAGACAGAAGGGCTGCATGGGCGACTTCGCCCCAGTTGCGCGGGAGGAGCGGGGTGATATTGCCCACGGTGACAGGCTTGACGGCCTGTTTTTTGTTTTTGCGGCGCGCCATGAAGCTGGTGAGGATAAGGCCGCCCACGACGGCGCAAGCCAGTCCGGCAAAGAAGCCGGCAAGGCCGGAAGCGCTGGGGCCGCGGCTGACGAAGAAATGGGAGAGGCGCTGGAATTCGGCAGGCAGAGCCACCAATGCGGAGAGACGCCGGAGAATGGCGAGAGCGGCGAGCGAGCTGGCCCCGTAGAGCAGGAAGCTCTTGAGGGTCCAGATGCGGAAGCGGCGCTGGCGGTCCTGGGTGCGGGTGAGGGCCTGGAAGGCGCGGTATTCCGCAGGGTCTTTGCGAAGCACATAGAGCGTGGGCAGCAGGCAGAGAAGGAGCAGAACCGCGGCGATCAGCATGGGAGGGAGTCTCCGGCAGCAGAGAGTGAAGAGGATTTGCCTGAGAGTTTACATGGAAAGATGAGCGGCGCAAGAGCCGGGTGCGTCCACTTATGCAACAGGATGCGTTGCCACCGGGCGCGGCTGCGATGGGATGATAAGAGGACGATGAGAGACGTGAAGGGTTCTGCTGGGCGGAAAAAGAGGATCGCAGAGTGGAGTTTGCTGGCGGGGCTGCTGCTGGTTCTGGGTGGATGCGGGCAGTTTTTTCCGCCATTGACGAATAACAGCAGCTCGGGCGGTGGTAGTTCTACGGTGGGCAATTACTTGTATGTCGCCAATTCGGGCTCCGGGCTGGACAGCATTGCAGGGTTTTCACTGGCGAGCGGCAAGCTCTCGACGACTTCAGGGGTGACCTATACCGTTCCTTCGGCTCCATCCTGCGTGGCGGTGACGCCGAGTGACAGCTTTTTGTATGCGGGCTCTCCGGCGGGGGCGATCTATGTGTACACGATCAACAGCGATGGCTCGCTGACGATTGGCAATAGCGGTTCACCTGTGGCGACTGGCGTATTGCCGGGCTGGCTGCGCGTGGATACGACAGGGAACTGGCTGATTGGGCTGGACTCGCTGACGGGCGAGGCGTATGTCTTCAGCATCAATACCTCGACGGGAGCGTTGACGGCGGTATCCGGCTCGACGGTTGTGCTGCAGAGCACGGCAACCCACGGCATGGCGCTGACGCCGAATGACGGCTACGTGTATGTGGCGCTGGGGACAGGCGGCGTGGAGACGCTGAGCTTCAACTCGTCAACGGGTGCGCTGGCGCAGGTGAATGGGCTGGTTTCGCCCAAGCAGAATCTGGATGGCGACAATGCGGTGGCGGTTTCGCCGAATGGAAGCTATCTGTTTGTGGGCGAGACGGGCATCAACGCGGTGCGGGTGTATTCGATTGGGACGGGCGGAGTGATCAATGAGATCTCCGGCTCGCCGTACAGCACGGGGCTGGGGCCGGATGCGATTCTGGTGGATGCGACGGGCTCGTATGTGTACGTGGCCAATGGCACGGACAACACGATCAGCGCGTTTTCGCTGGGGACGACGGGCGCGCTGACGCAAATCTCCGGCTCGCCGTTTGCGGCGGGCACGACTCCGTGGGCGATGGCGGAGGACAAGAGCGGAACTTATCTGGCGGTAGTGGATAAGGGCGGCAGTCCTGACTTGAAGGTGTACAGCTTCAGCACAACGACGCCTGGAGCGCTGGCGGCCTTTGCGACTTCGGCGACCGGGACTGATCCAACGACGGCGATTTCGATTGCGGCGACCGAGTGAGGGTTGATCCCACATCTCTGCGAGATGTGGGGGCTGTGATGGAGCTTCTCACAGGGGCTGAAGCCACTTTCTATTTGGGCTGGGATGGCACGGCTGAAGCCATGCCCTGATACAAGAGGCTTCGATTGATTGGGCTTTTCACCCACATCTCTTTGAGATGTGGGGCACCCGGCTGGGATGGTGGGAGAAACTCCGAGCGTTGTTTGGTATGGAGAGATTGCCGGGATTCTTCGGCCAAAAGCGGGCCTCAGAATGACGCTCCTTGGGCGGGCCGGAATGGGGATTGCGGGTTTTAGCGATCAGGCGGATTTGCGGCGGAAGGCGGCCGAGGCGAGCGCGAGCAGTGTGAAGGCGCTGCAGGCGAAGGCGAAGAAGTCGCCGTGCCCGGTGTAGAAGGTAGTGCCGGACTCGAATCCGTAGCGGGCGGCGAGGCCGCCGAAGATGTGGCGCGGGATGGATTGGGTGACGCGCCCGTCGGGATCAATGACGCAGGTGAGGCCGTTGTTGGTGTCGAGCAGGAGCCAGCGGTGGTTTTCAATGGCCCGCATGCGCGCCATGTTCAGGTGCTGCCAGGGAGCGCTGGTGTCTCCGTACCAGGCGTCGTCAGAGATGTTGACGAAGACCTGCGCGCCATTTTTGGCGAAGAGGCGCACCTCATTGGAAAAAATGGATTCGTAGCAGATGAAGATGCCGTAGATGTGGCCGTGTTCACGGAAGACGACGCGCCGCCAGCCGTGGGTGAAGTCGCCGATCTGGTCAACGAGCGCGCTGGCCCAGAAGAAGAGGCGGCGGTAGGGCACGTATTCGCCAAAGGGGACGAGGTGAATCTTGTCGTAGCGGCCAATGTGCTGGCCGTTGGGCGCGAAGACCGAGGCCGAGTTGTAGGTGGCGCTGGCCGGCTTGCCGTTGCGCAGGAAGTATTGCTGCGCGATGTCGCCGGCGATGACGCCGGCATCTTCGCTGCGGGCGAGCTGGCCCATGTCGGCGCGGAAAGAGGGGTCTTCATCGACAAAAGGCGAGGGCGCTTCGGGCCAGACGATCATGGTGGGGTGGGCCGGAGCGTTTGCGCAGTTGGGGATGACCTTGTGATGCGTGAGGCCGTAGACGCCGGGATAGTAGGGCGTGCAGGCGGTGTGGCTGGCGGCGGAGAAGCGCGTCATGTCCGCAAGCCAGGTGTTGTTTTGCGTGCGGGGCACGTTGGTGGTGCCGAGGTTGACCTGCAAGAGCAGCGCGGTGGCGGAGGTGGGTTGCGGGGCGGGCTGCATCCAACTGCCGACTTGCAGGATGCCGCAGAAGAGGATGGCCGTGGCGAGGAGCTTGATGGCCACACTTTGCGCGAAAGGCGCGCGCGAAGTATGGGGCACCCGATGTTGTTGTGACAGGAGAAATGCTGAGGCGAAGAGGGCGTTGCCGGTGACGAGGACGGCGGCGATGCCGTAGGTTCCGGCCCAGGGAGCGATGCGGGTGAGCCAGAAGTTATCGACCTGCGCGTAACCGAGCTGGTCCCAGGGCACGCGGGTGAGGTGATAGGCGAGCAGCTCGACGGCCGGCCATGCGATGGGCGCGAGGCAGAGCGCGGGAACGAGGCCGAAGCGGCGGCGGAAGACGGCGAGAATCCACGCAAAGAGGCCGAAGTAGAGGCCGAGCACGAGGCTGTAGAGAACCAGGATTCCAGCCGCGCCCGCAGCCGGGACACCGGCGTAGATGTGCATGGTGCGGTAGATCCAGTAGGAGTTGATTACGTACCAGGCGATGCCGCCGAGGTAGCCCACGAGAAAGCTGCGGCTCAAGTAGCGGCGCTGGATGGCGGCGCGCTCGCGCAGCACGGCCAGAAGCAGGGGAACGAGGGCGACAAAGGCGATGGCTCCGCGCCAGGGGCGCATGGGACCGGCGAGCGGGAAGCAGAGGTCAAGGAGGATTGCGGTCGAGAGCGTGAGTGCGATTTGTGCAGACCAGGCAGGGCCACGAAGCCGGGCGGCTGCGGCGGGCGGCTCAGCGAGTGTGCCGGAAGATGTTTCGGGGAGCGTGGTCGCCACGGTGCGAAAGATTCTCCTCGGAGAGATGCGGAGCGTTGCGGAATTGGCGTCAGTCGCCAAAGAGCTCGTGCAGGTCCTCGACAAAGCTGATGACGATCACGGCAGCCGATCCTGCCAGTCCCACAAAGAAGAGGAAGGTGAGGAAGTCGGCGGCGATCCGGATAATTGCGTCCACGACAGGATTGTATCGCGAGAGCGGGATGAGCGCTTTTGCGGGAAATGGGAATGCGCGCAGAATGTGGTTGTTACGAGGTTGTCACAAAGATTGATTGACTGAGCCGCGAACTGCACATAAACTCTGCGATTGAGCGCCGGAGGGGCCTTGTAGACTCCTCCAAATTGCCGAGCCAGCCACTTTTGATGCCTTCAGAACAGACCTATCACGCACCGCAGTCGAACCGAGTGAAGCTCGTAGTTGCTTCATCGGTGATGCTGACGTTCATTTCGTTCTGGCGGGCAGCCGCGGTGGTTTTGAACGATCTTGGGTCGTCGGCCTTTTATGCCGGCGGCATTGCCGAGGCAGCCATCGGCAAGTCCGCGCCGTGGTTCATTCTGGGCGTCATGCTTTTCTCGTTTGCGGTGCGAGCCGTTTACGTGGAGAGCTGCTCGATGTTTACGCGCGGCGGCGTTTACCGCGTGGTGAAAGAGGCGCTGGGCGGCACGTTTGCCAAGGTGAGCGTTTCGGCGCTCATGTTCGACTACATTCTGACGGGACCGATTTCGGGCGTGTCAGCGGGGCAGTACATTGTCGGCCTGCTGAATGAGCTGCTGCAGGTTTGCGCGCGGAATGGCTACCTGCCCGATACGCTGATGGACAGCCATCATGCGGCGATATTGCTGCCGGTGAATGGCGCCTCGGCAGTGCTGGCCATTGCGGTGACGGTGTACTACTGGTGGCTCAACATCAAGGGCATTGAGGAGTCGAGCGAGAAGGCCCTGAGCGTGATGAAGATCACGACGGTGATGGTCGTGATTCTGCTGGGGTGGGGCTTTTATACGGCGTGGGTGCGGCATGCATCGCTGCCGCCGTTTCCGACGCCGGAGAATCTGCATTTTTCGATGCCGGCGCTGGGCTTTTTGCAGGGCACCAAGCTGGCGAGCATGTTCGGGTTGTTCGGCATTCTGATGGCCTTTGGCCACTCGGTGCTGGCGATGAGCGGCGAAGAGACGCTGGCGCAGGTGAATCGCGAGATTGCGCACCCGAAGCTCAAGAATCTGAAGCGCGCCGCAATCGTGATTGCGATCTACAGCTTTGTCTTCACCGGCATTGCTTCGCTGCTGGCGGTGATGATTATTCCGGACAGCGTGCGCGTGCCGGTCTATAACCAGAACCTGATTGCGGGCCTTGCGATGTACATGGTGGGGCCGCTGTCGCTGCGCATCATCTTCCGCATTTTTGTGGTGGTGGTCGGCTTCCTGATTCTGTCAGGCGCGATCAACGCCTCGATCATCGGCTCGACGGGCGTGCTGATGCGCGTGGCCGAAGATGGCGTGCTGACGGACTGGTTTCGGAAGCCGCACAAGCGCTTTGGCACCAGCTACCGCATTGTGAACCTGGTGACCGCGCTGCAGCTCTTCACGATTGTGGTCAGCGGCGGCAACATGGACATGCTGGGCGAGGCGTATGCGTTTGGCGTGATCTGGAGCTTCACGTTCAATTCGCTGGCCATGCTGGTGCTGCGCTGGAAGTACAAGGGCGAGCGCGGCTGGAAGGTTCCGGTGAATATTCGCATCGGCAAGATGGAACTGCCGGTGGGCTTGTTCAGCGTCTTTCTGGTGCTGCTGATGACGGCCACGGTGAATCTTTTCACCAAGACCGTGGCGACGGAAAGCGGCATTGCCTTTGCGGTTGTATTCTTTGTGATCTTCACCATCTCGGAGCGGCACAACTCCAAGCGCACGCTGGTGACCGAGCAGATGAAGGAGCACTTCCAACTGGAGCATGAGGAGAAGATCAGCCGCGAGGCGCTGGCGATTCGTCCGGGTGGCGTGCTGGCGACGATGCGCGATGCGTCGAATCCCTTTGCGCTGAAGTGGGTGCTTTCCCGCACGGATACCGAACAGCAGGATGTGGTGGTGCTGACGGCCCGCATGATGGGCGCGGGCGGTCCGGAGTATGTGGACGATCAGCTCTTCAGTGAATATGAGCAGATGCTGTTCACCAAGGCGGTGTCGGTCGCGGAGAGCTTTGGGAAGCATGTGTCGCTGCTGGTGGTTCCGGCAGGCGATATTTTTGCGGCACTGGTGCAGACGGCGAACAATCTGGAAGTAGATGCGCTGGTGAGCGGGCTTTCGCACCGGATGACGGCGCAGGAACAGGCGTTCCATGTGGGGCAGGCGTGGGAGAATCTGCCGGAGCCGAAGCGGCAGTTCACCTTTTATGTGATTTCATCGAATGGCGAGGCGCAGGCGTTCCATATTGGCCCGCATGCGCCGACTCTGCAGGCCGAAGATGTGCAACTGGTACACCGGCTATGGTTGAACTTCAAGCGCGATCCGGAGATGGGAAACCTGCACCACCACGACATTGTGACGTATGCGCTGACGCGGCTGGCCGGTGAGTATGCGCGCGACAAGGAAGAGACGCTGAAGGGGCTGCGGCGGTTTGCGCACGACGGGGCGAAGAGTCCCACGCTGGGGCTGCCGGGCAGCCAGCGGCGCGATCCGAAGGATTATTCGATTCCCGCGCCGGGCATTGGCGGCGGGAATGTGGATGACATTGATGGGTAACGGGGTGAAAGTCCCCAGTTGTCAGTCCGCAGTTGCGAGTGAGGCGGCAGTGGAAAGGAATTGAGGCAAAAGGCGAGGCGGGGAGAGATCCCCGCCTCGGTTTGTTTGTGGACAGGATTTAGTGAAGGGTGGTGCCGGGCTCGACTTTGTGCACGGCGACGCCGGCTCCGGCGAGGTGCTTCTCAAGCTCTTCAGGGCGGCCTACGAGCGGCGGCCAGGTGCCGAAGTGCAGCGGCAGCACTTCCTTGATGCCGAGGTATTTGACGGCCAGGGCGGCGGCTTTGGGGCCCATGGTGTAGTGGTCGCCGATGGGCAGCATGCCAAACTCCGGCGCGTAGAGATCGCGGATCAACTGCATGTCAGAGAACACGGTGGTATCGCCCGAGTGGTAGAGCACGGGGCCATTGTCGATGGTAAGGACGAAGCCGGTGGGCACCCCGCCGTAGACGAATTTGTCGCCATCCTGAATGCCGGACGTGTGGCGCGCCTCAGTCTGCGTGACGGCTACGTCGGCGTGGCGGAAGGTGCCGCCGATGTTCATGCCGACGGTGTTTTCTGCTCCCTTGGACTGAAAAAAGGCGGCCAGTTCGAAGGTGGCGACGACTGGCGCGTTGTATTTCTTTGCCATGGGGAGAACGTCAGCGGTGTGATCAAAGTGGCCGTGCGTGACGAGGATGAGGTCGATCTTCTCAGGGAACTTGTAGTCCCTGGGGAACTTGGGATTCTGCTCGATGAAGGGATCGATGAGGATGTTGGTTCCCTTGGGGGTGGTGACCAGGACGGTGGAATGACCGAGCCAGGTCACGGAGGCGCCTTTCAGGTTCGCCATGGAATCTCCTAATTGGATTGAGTCTTCGAGTTTCCGCGAAATCGATCGCGACAATTACTTGAGATGCAGTGGCCAGCGGCCGGGCTTCGCATACAAAT
The DNA window shown above is from Acidobacterium capsulatum ATCC 51196 and carries:
- a CDS encoding metal-dependent hydrolase; amino-acid sequence: MANLKGASVTWLGHSTVLVTTPKGTNILIDPFIEQNPKFPRDYKFPEKIDLILVTHGHFDHTADVLPMAKKYNAPVVATFELAAFFQSKGAENTVGMNIGGTFRHADVAVTQTEARHTSGIQDGDKFVYGGVPTGFVLTIDNGPVLYHSGDTTVFSDMQLIRDLYAPEFGMLPIGDHYTMGPKAAALAVKYLGIKEVLPLHFGTWPPLVGRPEELEKHLAGAGVAVHKVEPGTTLH